The Gallus gallus isolate bGalGal1 chromosome 3, bGalGal1.mat.broiler.GRCg7b, whole genome shotgun sequence genome window below encodes:
- the SOX7 gene encoding transcription factor SOX-7 isoform X1: MGFRICSWGIWRCDGGASIPSGLCTATHSSEKTIKCHVGPPPPDVPAVSNGDLIGMLQPLCCPRLCVTPQNSPPGPSFFPQEGGKSWKALSLSQKRPYVEEAERLRVKHMQDYPNYKYRPRRKKQVKRICKRVDPGFLLGSLARDQNAVPEKRTCGRAGGEKEGPGEYPPRPGLPPIRGYRDPPGSGSSTSVDAYPYGLPTPPEMSPLDAIDPEQSFFSSPCPEEHHRSHLAGASFSPEYAGSSLPCNHHPLSPMPQPNSCMIPPASSCPPLPPPPPPSYYTPAFPSLHPTSLHAHLGQLSPPPDHHGFDTLDQLSQAELLGEMDRNEFDQYLNTPGHSDHHAGGLANGHVPVASTAGSSHAAETSLISVLADATATYYNNYSVS; encoded by the exons ATGGGGTTTAGGATTTGTTCATGGGGTATATGGCGATGTGATGGTGGTGCTTCCATCCCATCTGGGCTTTGCACCGCGAcacacagcagtgagaagaCCATAAAGTGTCACGTTGGCCCTCCGCCTCCTGACGTCCCAGCGGTGAGCAATGGGGACTTAATAGGGatgctgcagcccctctgctgtcctCGGCTCTGTGTGACCCCACAAAACTCCCCACCAGGTCCCAGCTTCTTCCCACAGGAGGGAG GCAAATCCTGGAAGGCTCTGAGCCTCTCACAGAAGCGACCCTATGTGGAGGAGGCCGAGCGGCTGCGGGTCAAGCACATGCAAGATTATCCCAACTACAAGTACCGGCCCCGGAGGAAGAAGCAAGTCAAGAGGATCTGCAAGCGGGTAGACCCCGGTTTTTTGCTGGGCAGCCTCGCACGGGACCAAAACGCCGTGCCTGAGAAGCGGACCTGTGGCCGGGCCGGGGGTGAGAAAGAGGGGCCGGGTGAGTATCCACCTCGCCCGGGGCTGCCACCCATCCGGGGCTACCGGGATCCCCCAGGCAGCGGCAGCAGCACCAGTGTGGACGCCTACCCGTATGGGCTGCCCACCCCTCCTGAGATGTCTCCGTTGGACGCCATAGACCCAGAACAGAGCTTCTTCTCCTCACCCTGCCCTGAGGAGCATCACCGCTCCCACCTCGCCGGAGCTTCCTTCTCCCCGGAGTACGCGGGCAGCTCCCTCCCGTGCAACCACCACCCGCTCAGCCCCATGCCGCAGCCAAATTCCTGCATGATCCCCCCGGCCTCCAGctgtcctccccttcctcctcctcctcctccaagcTACTACACACCCGCTTTCCCCTCTTTGCACCCCACCAGCCTCCACGCCCACCTGGGCCAGCTCTCTCCACCGCCCGACCACCATGGCTTCGACACCTTGGACCAGCTGAGccaagctgagctgctgggagagatGGACCGTAATGAATTCGACCAATATCTCAACACCCCCGGCCACAGTGACCACCATGCTGGAGGTTTGGCCAATGGACACGTCCCTGTGGCCTCGACAGCTGGCAGCTCCCATGCTGCAGAGACCAGCCTCATCTCCGTCCTTGCCGACGCCACGGCCACCTACTACAACAACTACAGCGTCTCCTAG
- the SOX7 gene encoding transcription factor SOX-7 isoform X3 translates to MWVGCWQTGFRPLSSPSRPRKSWKALSLSQKRPYVEEAERLRVKHMQDYPNYKYRPRRKKQVKRICKRVDPGFLLGSLARDQNAVPEKRTCGRAGGEKEGPGEYPPRPGLPPIRGYRDPPGSGSSTSVDAYPYGLPTPPEMSPLDAIDPEQSFFSSPCPEEHHRSHLAGASFSPEYAGSSLPCNHHPLSPMPQPNSCMIPPASSCPPLPPPPPPSYYTPAFPSLHPTSLHAHLGQLSPPPDHHGFDTLDQLSQAELLGEMDRNEFDQYLNTPGHSDHHAGGLANGHVPVASTAGSSHAAETSLISVLADATATYYNNYSVS, encoded by the exons ATGTGGGTAGGATGTTGGCAAACTGGCTTCAGACCACTTTCCTCGCCGTCTCGTCCTC GCAAATCCTGGAAGGCTCTGAGCCTCTCACAGAAGCGACCCTATGTGGAGGAGGCCGAGCGGCTGCGGGTCAAGCACATGCAAGATTATCCCAACTACAAGTACCGGCCCCGGAGGAAGAAGCAAGTCAAGAGGATCTGCAAGCGGGTAGACCCCGGTTTTTTGCTGGGCAGCCTCGCACGGGACCAAAACGCCGTGCCTGAGAAGCGGACCTGTGGCCGGGCCGGGGGTGAGAAAGAGGGGCCGGGTGAGTATCCACCTCGCCCGGGGCTGCCACCCATCCGGGGCTACCGGGATCCCCCAGGCAGCGGCAGCAGCACCAGTGTGGACGCCTACCCGTATGGGCTGCCCACCCCTCCTGAGATGTCTCCGTTGGACGCCATAGACCCAGAACAGAGCTTCTTCTCCTCACCCTGCCCTGAGGAGCATCACCGCTCCCACCTCGCCGGAGCTTCCTTCTCCCCGGAGTACGCGGGCAGCTCCCTCCCGTGCAACCACCACCCGCTCAGCCCCATGCCGCAGCCAAATTCCTGCATGATCCCCCCGGCCTCCAGctgtcctccccttcctcctcctcctcctccaagcTACTACACACCCGCTTTCCCCTCTTTGCACCCCACCAGCCTCCACGCCCACCTGGGCCAGCTCTCTCCACCGCCCGACCACCATGGCTTCGACACCTTGGACCAGCTGAGccaagctgagctgctgggagagatGGACCGTAATGAATTCGACCAATATCTCAACACCCCCGGCCACAGTGACCACCATGCTGGAGGTTTGGCCAATGGACACGTCCCTGTGGCCTCGACAGCTGGCAGCTCCCATGCTGCAGAGACCAGCCTCATCTCCGTCCTTGCCGACGCCACGGCCACCTACTACAACAACTACAGCGTCTCCTAG
- the SOX7 gene encoding transcription factor SOX-7 isoform X2 has translation MAALLNTYPWPERLEGGEAEGLQAGPPPRCPPGEKGGESRIRRPMNAFMVWAKDERKRLAVQNPDLHNAELSKMLGKSWKALSLSQKRPYVEEAERLRVKHMQDYPNYKYRPRRKKQVKRICKRVDPGFLLGSLARDQNAVPEKRTCGRAGGEKEGPGEYPPRPGLPPIRGYRDPPGSGSSTSVDAYPYGLPTPPEMSPLDAIDPEQSFFSSPCPEEHHRSHLAGASFSPEYAGSSLPCNHHPLSPMPQPNSCMIPPASSCPPLPPPPPPSYYTPAFPSLHPTSLHAHLGQLSPPPDHHGFDTLDQLSQAELLGEMDRNEFDQYLNTPGHSDHHAGGLANGHVPVASTAGSSHAAETSLISVLADATATYYNNYSVS, from the exons ATGGCCGCGCTGCTGAACACCTACCCGTGGCCGGAGAGGTTGGAGGGGGGGGAGGCCGAGGGGCTGCAAGCGGGGCCGCCCCCAAGGTGCCCACCGGGGGAGAAGGGAGGCGAGAGTCGCATCCGCCGCCCCATGAACGCTTTCATGGTGTGGGCGAAAGACGAGAGGAAAAGGTTGGCCGTGCAGAACCCCGACCTGCACAACGCGGAGCTCAGCAAGATGCTCG GCAAATCCTGGAAGGCTCTGAGCCTCTCACAGAAGCGACCCTATGTGGAGGAGGCCGAGCGGCTGCGGGTCAAGCACATGCAAGATTATCCCAACTACAAGTACCGGCCCCGGAGGAAGAAGCAAGTCAAGAGGATCTGCAAGCGGGTAGACCCCGGTTTTTTGCTGGGCAGCCTCGCACGGGACCAAAACGCCGTGCCTGAGAAGCGGACCTGTGGCCGGGCCGGGGGTGAGAAAGAGGGGCCGGGTGAGTATCCACCTCGCCCGGGGCTGCCACCCATCCGGGGCTACCGGGATCCCCCAGGCAGCGGCAGCAGCACCAGTGTGGACGCCTACCCGTATGGGCTGCCCACCCCTCCTGAGATGTCTCCGTTGGACGCCATAGACCCAGAACAGAGCTTCTTCTCCTCACCCTGCCCTGAGGAGCATCACCGCTCCCACCTCGCCGGAGCTTCCTTCTCCCCGGAGTACGCGGGCAGCTCCCTCCCGTGCAACCACCACCCGCTCAGCCCCATGCCGCAGCCAAATTCCTGCATGATCCCCCCGGCCTCCAGctgtcctccccttcctcctcctcctcctccaagcTACTACACACCCGCTTTCCCCTCTTTGCACCCCACCAGCCTCCACGCCCACCTGGGCCAGCTCTCTCCACCGCCCGACCACCATGGCTTCGACACCTTGGACCAGCTGAGccaagctgagctgctgggagagatGGACCGTAATGAATTCGACCAATATCTCAACACCCCCGGCCACAGTGACCACCATGCTGGAGGTTTGGCCAATGGACACGTCCCTGTGGCCTCGACAGCTGGCAGCTCCCATGCTGCAGAGACCAGCCTCATCTCCGTCCTTGCCGACGCCACGGCCACCTACTACAACAACTACAGCGTCTCCTAG